The segment TTGCGGCGTTCTTCCTTTGTAGCATAGAAAGATTCGAAATTGGCACCCTTGTAGTAGTCGAGACGTTCGGAatgttgatggatgatatcAGTTGCAACTTCGTTCAGGAATGCTCTGTCGTGAGAAACTACCAAAACAGTACTTGGATATCCTTGAAGGTAGTTGGCCAGGAAAGTAATAGAAGGAACGTCCAACATGTTAGACGGTTCGtcaagaagtagaagatCAGGTTCACAGAACAGAGCTCTAGCCAATGCCAAACGCATACGCCAACCACCAGAGAATGTCTTGGTAGCAAATTGTTGTCGTTCAGGAGAGAAACCAAGACCTGCCAAAATGGTTGCAGCTCGAGATTCGGCTTTATCAGATTCCATCTCTGCAAGCTTGCCTTGAATATCACCCAATGTTTGATCGAGACCCTCACGCTCTTTGTCGAGCTTCTCCGCTTGCTCAGAGGTATCAGCCATTGATGATCGTTCTGCTTCCATGTCTGCAAGTtgtttggagattttgacTTGTTCGGCAAGTAAGTGTTTTCTCCACACATCAGCATCAAGTACAGCTTGTAATGCAGGTGTATCATCTCCACTGATTTCTTGCTCGACgtgaagaatggaaatgtGGGTAGGTACGGCCAATTCTCTCCTTGCCAAAGCTCTCAATAAAGTAGACTTTCCGATACCGTTCTGACCAACCAAACCATATCTTCGGCCATAAGCCAAGGTCAAATTTGTATCTGACAAAATTCTTAAACCACCAATAGAAACGTCGATATTGTCCACCTTGATGTCCTTGCTCTTTGTCGATTGACCTGATCCCAATTGCAAAGGATTGACAGCCATGAAGAACTCTTCATATGACTGGGCGTCATCGGGTTGATTGATAAGTTTAGAAGCCTCATACTCGACGGCCTTGAATTCCTTCTTGCTTTGTTTAGCAgcaatctttctttctgcttTCTCCAACTTCTTTTTATCAACCCTCGACTCTACTTTTCTAACATTTGCGGATTCCAAATCAACACCTCCAAGAGATACACCCAAAGTAGACGACATATTCCTCTGAGCCCCAACTTGGATGGCTTGGTCTAGTCGTTTGGCAGCGGAAGAGAGCTGCTTGTTTTGCCCACTGCTATCAAATTTTTGAACCCAT is part of the Botrytis cinerea B05.10 chromosome 1, complete sequence genome and harbors:
- the Bcgcn20 gene encoding Bcgcn20 translates to MENEIKAFLPNIDPVLSEYSVGYLTHASNAYVEADQNGPSPLSEAAVAISALLLSASGDPSPENQSKINQIVEKWVQKFDSSGQNKQLSSAAKRLDQAIQVGAQRNMSSTLGVSLGGVDLESANVRKVESRVDKKKLEKAERKIAAKQSKKEFKAVEYEASKLINQPDDAQSYEEFFMAVNPLQLGSGQSTKSKDIKVDNIDVSIGGLRILSDTNLTLAYGRRYGLVGQNGIGKSTLLRALARRELAVPTHISILHVEQEISGDDTPALQAVLDADVWRKHLLAEQVKISKQLADMEAERSSMADTSEQAEKLDKEREGLDQTLGDIQGKLAEMESDKAESRAATILAGLGFSPERQQFATKTFSGGWRMRLALARALFCEPDLLLLDEPSNMLDVPSITFLANYLQGYPSTVLVVSHDRAFLNEVATDIIHQHSERLDYYKGANFESFYATKEERRKTAQREYENQMVQRAHLQAFIDKFRYNAAKSSEAQSRIKKLEKMPILEAPESVYTVHFKFPEVEKLSPPIVQMTDVSFGYTPDKPLLRNVDLDVQLDSRIGIVGPNGAGKTTVLKLLIGKLSPTGGLISQNPRLRIGFFAQHHVDALDLTTSAVGFMTKTYPGKTDEEYRRHLGAFGITGMTGLQKMELLSGGQKSRVAFACLSLQNPHILVLDEPSNHLDIEAMDALSQALNAFQGGVLMVSHDVTMLQTVCTSLWVCDNGTVEKFPGDVQAYKKRITAQADASGVVQAH